The Levilactobacillus namurensis genomic interval CGAAGCCGAACCGCACGTGGACGATGGCTTCAAAGCTCTGGACAACGTCATCTTAACGCCGCACGTGGGGAACGCCACGGTCGAGGCCAGAGACGCAATGGCGGAGATCGTCGCTAAGAACGCCGTCAGAGTCGCTCAAGGCGAAGAACCGTTGCACGTGGTCAACTAACCACCTGCGTTAAACTCACCAATGTATCCGCAAACAGCTTTTCGACTGGCCAGCAGGCCCTCGAAAAGCTGTTTTTTTGTTGCCCTCAGTTGGCGCGTAACCGGTCAGCACGCCCCTCGTCGGGCCTCGAAAATTGCAACCGATTGCAATTGCGAGATATAAGCATTGACAGCGCTCTTATTTTTGTTAGAATTAAGGGGAATTAATTGTTATTTGGGCGATAGGCGCTTAAGCTGAATGGTGAGGACTCATCAATAATCTAGCGAAAGGAAGCCATTTTTTGAAAATCATCACCCTGCATGTGTTAGACGACTCGTTAAAGGTCAGTTACGCACCCGACGCCCAGACCCCTCCACAACGGCAGTTCATCATTGCCTATAATGCGGACCAGACCATCGGCGAAAACCTGGAAAATCTCCGGGTCAAGTTGGTCGGGTTAGACGTCGACGCCGCAATCGTCGATGACGCGCTGAGTTACCCGTTCTCCGACACCGTGGTCGGCATCAACCACCAGCGAATCGATATCGGGTTAGCCATCACTAACATGCTGAACATCCCCGTCGTCAGTCAACAGACGGTCGCTCAGCACGGTCTGGCCCAAGCCTTGGCCGATAAACGCGACTATCTGGCTTGGCACCTCGATTACTATGGTCAATATCAAGGCAAGCGGAATTACGGCCAAGAAGCCATGCTGACGGTTGGCAACGGTTTCTTCGGCCTACGGGGAGCTTACCCGGAAGCGCACGCCAACGCGGACAACTACCCGGGAATGTATACCGCTGGGCTCTATGACCAACTGACCACCAACCTTAACGGACGAGCGGTCACCAACGAAGACCTGGTCAACCTGCCGAACGCTCAGGCGTTGACCTTCGGGGTCGATCATCAGAACCCGTTTCAGATCAAGGCCAGCGACATTCAAGACATCTACCGTAGCTTGAACCTGCACGACGGGGTCCTGACCACGACCATGCTGGTCCAGTTACCGACCGGACACATGCTACGGCTGACCAGCACCAAGCTGGCCAACTTCAAAGACTGGCACCGCTTCGCCATTCGCTACCAGATTACCCCGCTAAACTTTGCGGGCAGTCTCCAAGTCTATTCGATGATCGATGGTAACGTCCGTAACGCTAACGTCGACCGCTATCAGGCTTTCGACCAGCGTCACCTGCGAATCACCGGAATGAGCCAACAGACTGATAGCGTCTTCCTAGAAGCCCAGACCCGGACTTCTCAGGTCAAGTTGGTCTTAGGTTCCCACTTAACGGGTCCTGGCAAAGCCCTGACCGCGCCGAATGATCAATCGCCCCAAGCCCAAAAGCAGGCGCGCCAGATGCGGTCCGTTCAAGTCGTACCCCAACAGACCTATACCTTTGAGAAGAACGTGGTCCTCTTCACGGACCGTGAGACCACCACGCCTTTACTGGCGACTGCGACCCAAGAACTCGCCCATGCCAGCTTCGCCGACACGCTCACCAGCAGTCAAGCTTACTGGCAACGTCGTTGGGCTGACGCGGACATTCAGATCACGGGCGATGTGACCGCGCAGAAGCTGACGCGGGTCAACCTCTACCACCTCTTCACCGCAACGCAAGCCATCGCGTCCGGTAAAATTGATGCCTCCGTGAACGCCCGGGGACTCGACGGAGAAGCCTACCGGGGGCACGTCTTCTGGGACGAGATGTTCGATTTACCAGTCTACGCCCTCCACGATCCGCAGTTGGCCCGACAACTCCTGATGTACCGTTACCGGCGGCTACCAGCTGCTAAAGCCAACGCTAAGGCCGCGGGGGTTGCCGGGGCCATGTACCCTTGGCAATCGGGACAAGTTGGTGACGAGCAGTCCCAAGTCACCCACCTGAATCCCTTGACCAACACCTGGGATTCCGACTATTCATCCCTTCAACGGCACGTCTCTCTGGCCATCGCCTATAACGTGATCATGTACGTGCGGCTGACTGGCGACCAGGACTTCATGGACCACTACGGTTTGGAAATGCTAGAAGAGATCGCCCAATTCTGGTTGAGTAAGGCCCACCGCGACCAGTCTGGCCGGTACACGATCGACCACGTCATGGGCCCGGATGAATTTCACGAAAACTACCCTAACGCCGATACTCAGGGCCTGACCAACAACGCCTACACCAACCTGATGGTGGCCTGGCTGTTCGACCAATTGGACCAGATCCTAGACGCGACTAAGCCAGCTACCCAACGTGAAGTGGCGTCTAAGACCCACTTCACAGCGGCGACCCGCACCCAGCTAACGGACGTCCAACACCATCTGAAGCTGGATATCAACGACGATGGGATTATCGGCCAGTTCGAGGGGTACTTCAAGCTCCCCGCCCTGGACTTCGAGAAATACCACAAGAAGTACGGCGATATCTCCCGAATGGACCGTATCTTAAAGTCCGAAGGCAAGACTCCTGACGCTTACCAAGTGGCCAAGCAAGCCGACACCCTGATGCCCTTCTACAATCTCGATAAGGCGCAAGTCTTGCAGTTGCTAGATCAACTCGGTTACCACCTTTCCGCAGACCAGCTGGCTAAGAACCTGCAGTTCTACCTCGACCGCACGACGCACGGGTCAACCTTATCGCGTATCGTGTACGCGGCGTTAACGGCCATGGCGGGTCACCTGGACCAGTCTTGGCGACTCTACTCGCAGGCCTTGTTCTCAGACTATTACGACATCCAAGGCGGGACTACCGCCGAAGGTATCCACTTAGGGGTGATGGGCGCGGTCACCCTGATGGCGACCCGGACCTACGCCGGGGTCGATAGTCTGGCCCCTCAGATCACCGTTGACCCCCACCTGCCTCAAGCCTGGCAGGCCCTACACTTCGGGCAAACGATTCGGGGGATTCGCTACACCTTTACGATTGATCACCACCAGATTCAAGTTACGGCAGACCATGCCGCGACCCTGCAAATTCTGCACAAACCGGTTGCGCTGAAAGCTCATCAACCCGTTAAAATCAACTACTAAATAACCACTAGGAGTGTTCTAAGATGACAAAATTTTCTGAGATTAAAGGATTCGTTTTCGACCTGGACGGGGTCATCACCGATACCTCCGTCCTGCACGGGACGGCTTGGCACCAGTTGGCTGATTCCCTAGGGGTCACCTGGACTAAGGAACTCGGCGACGGCTTGAAAGGGATCAGCCGGATGGATTCCCTGGAAATGATCTTAAAGGCCGGGGGCTTAGAGAATCAATACACCCAAGACCAAAAGGTGGCCTTGGCAACGCAGAAGAACACCAATTACGTGGCCGAAGTCGACAAGATGACGCCCGCGAACATCCTTCCTGGGATGCAGGCCTTCTTGGACGACCTGCGGGCTCACGGCTACCTGTTATCCCTGGCTTCCGCTTCCAAGAACGCGCCACGGGTCTTGAACAAGTTGCAGTTGACCGACTACTTCCCTAAGATCGTGGATCCAGCCAGCCTAAAGCACGGGAAGCCAGACCCTGAGATCTACACCAAAGGCGCGGCCTTACTGAACTTAGATCCCGCCCAATGCATCGGCCTAGAAGATGCTGCTGCGGGCGTCCAAGCCATTAACGGCGCTGGGGAAACGTCCCTGGGAATTGGTGACGCGACCGAATTAGGCGCTGCCGACATGGTCTTCGCCGATACCACGGCGGTCACTTTGGAGAACATCCAAGCCCACATGGCTTAGCGCCTGGCTGTCAATTAACGGCCAATTAAACCTCAGATTAAGCAAAAAACCTCGCCGAAGTGGGCGAGGTTTTTTATATCGTTTGCGTCATCCTAAGCAATTAAGTTAAAGTGGCGTAACCCTTGCACGATGCCATCCGTAGTATTGGTGGTCGTGACGTAGGCGGCCTGCGCCTTCACTTCC includes:
- a CDS encoding glycoside hydrolase family 65 protein, with translation MKIITLHVLDDSLKVSYAPDAQTPPQRQFIIAYNADQTIGENLENLRVKLVGLDVDAAIVDDALSYPFSDTVVGINHQRIDIGLAITNMLNIPVVSQQTVAQHGLAQALADKRDYLAWHLDYYGQYQGKRNYGQEAMLTVGNGFFGLRGAYPEAHANADNYPGMYTAGLYDQLTTNLNGRAVTNEDLVNLPNAQALTFGVDHQNPFQIKASDIQDIYRSLNLHDGVLTTTMLVQLPTGHMLRLTSTKLANFKDWHRFAIRYQITPLNFAGSLQVYSMIDGNVRNANVDRYQAFDQRHLRITGMSQQTDSVFLEAQTRTSQVKLVLGSHLTGPGKALTAPNDQSPQAQKQARQMRSVQVVPQQTYTFEKNVVLFTDRETTTPLLATATQELAHASFADTLTSSQAYWQRRWADADIQITGDVTAQKLTRVNLYHLFTATQAIASGKIDASVNARGLDGEAYRGHVFWDEMFDLPVYALHDPQLARQLLMYRYRRLPAAKANAKAAGVAGAMYPWQSGQVGDEQSQVTHLNPLTNTWDSDYSSLQRHVSLAIAYNVIMYVRLTGDQDFMDHYGLEMLEEIAQFWLSKAHRDQSGRYTIDHVMGPDEFHENYPNADTQGLTNNAYTNLMVAWLFDQLDQILDATKPATQREVASKTHFTAATRTQLTDVQHHLKLDINDDGIIGQFEGYFKLPALDFEKYHKKYGDISRMDRILKSEGKTPDAYQVAKQADTLMPFYNLDKAQVLQLLDQLGYHLSADQLAKNLQFYLDRTTHGSTLSRIVYAALTAMAGHLDQSWRLYSQALFSDYYDIQGGTTAEGIHLGVMGAVTLMATRTYAGVDSLAPQITVDPHLPQAWQALHFGQTIRGIRYTFTIDHHQIQVTADHAATLQILHKPVALKAHQPVKINY
- the pgmB gene encoding beta-phosphoglucomutase, which produces MTKFSEIKGFVFDLDGVITDTSVLHGTAWHQLADSLGVTWTKELGDGLKGISRMDSLEMILKAGGLENQYTQDQKVALATQKNTNYVAEVDKMTPANILPGMQAFLDDLRAHGYLLSLASASKNAPRVLNKLQLTDYFPKIVDPASLKHGKPDPEIYTKGAALLNLDPAQCIGLEDAAAGVQAINGAGETSLGIGDATELGAADMVFADTTAVTLENIQAHMA